A section of the Prionailurus bengalensis isolate Pbe53 chromosome C2, Fcat_Pben_1.1_paternal_pri, whole genome shotgun sequence genome encodes:
- the TMEM41A gene encoding transmembrane protein 41A isoform X1 produces MRPLLGFLLVFVCCTFALYLLSTRLPRGRTLGPDEETGGRSLWFPSDLAELRELSEVLREYRKEHQAYVFLLFCSAYLYKQGFAIPGSSFLNILAGALFGPWLGLLLCCVLTSVGATCCYLLSSIFGKQLVVSYFPDKVCLLQRKVEENRNSLFFFLLFLRLFPMTPNWFLNLSAPILNIPIVHFFFSVLIGLVPYNFICVQTGSILSTLTSLDALFSWETVFKLLAIALVALVPGTLIKKFSQKDLHLNEISNTNHLNSRKDT; encoded by the exons ATGCGCCCCCTGCTTGGCTTCCTGCTGGTCTTCGTTTGCTGCACCTTCGCCCTGTACTTGCTGTCGACGCGACTGCCCCGCGGGCGGACGCTGGGCCCGGACGAGGAGACTGGAGGCAG GTCACTGTGGTTCCCCTCAGACTTGGCCGAGCTGCGGGAACTTTCTGAGGTCCTTCGAGAGTACCGGAAGGAGCACCAGGCCTACGTGTTCCTGCTGTTCTGCAGTGCCTACCTCTACAAACAGGGCTTTGCCATCCCTGGCTCCAGCTTCCTG aacATTTTAGCTGGTGCTTTGTTTGGACCATGGCTGGGGCTTCTGCTGTGTTGTGTGTTGACATCAGTGGGCGCCACGTGCTGCTATCTTCTCTCTAGTATTTTTGGCAAACAGCTGGTGGTCTCCTACTTCCCTGATAAAGTATGCCTGCTGCAGAGGAAG GtggaagagaacagaaacagcttgttttttttcttactgtttttgagACTTTTCCCCATGACACCAAACTGGTTCTTGAACCTCTCAGCTCCGATTCTGAACATCCCGATTGtgcatttcttcttctctgttctGATCG gTTTGGTCCCATACAATTTTATCTGTGTGCAgacaggctccatcctgtcaacTCTGACCTCTCTGGATGCTCTTTTCTCCTGGGAAACGGTCTTCAAGCTTTTGGCCATTGCTCTGGTGGCCTTAGTACCTGGAAccctcattaaaaaatttagtcAAAAGGACCTGCATTTGAATGAAATAAGCAACACTAATCATCTAAATAGTAGAAAGGACACGTGA